From Acropora muricata isolate sample 2 chromosome 14, ASM3666990v1, whole genome shotgun sequence, one genomic window encodes:
- the LOC136898410 gene encoding uncharacterized protein, with protein MAVLVRSCFCGCSLTTGVLVISFLGLIGGLYKMYSSFTSAGGLSRASGEALSFPLAKNLPVLIDLLYTNGAFSIIEVLTCLALLAACGLKDRFFVLPYVVLHVILLGYTLGVAIYFMVVCNLIQLIMTLIISWLLSIYFLIVVYSFYESLREDPSGVNAGYFPDNPMEAAPNANYSV; from the exons ATGGCTGTTTTAGTCCGATCTTGCTTCTGTGGGTGCAGCCTCACGACTGGAGTTCTTGTGATTTCTTTCTTAGGCTTG ATTGGCGGACTGTATAAGATGTATTCAAGCTTCACCAGCGCAGGTGGTCTTTCCAGAGCAAGCGGCGAGGCCCTGTCTTTTCCTTTAGCTAAAAATTTGCCAG TTCTTATCGACTTGCTCTACACAAATGGTGCCTTTAGTATTATTGAAGTATTGACATGCCTCGCTCTATTGGCAGCCTGCGGCTTG AAAGATCGCTTCTTCGTCCTACCATATGTTGTGCTGCACGTTATTTTGCTTGGCTACACTCTGGGTGTTGCGATTTATTTTATGGTTGTCTGTAACTTG ATCCAGCTTATTATGACTCTCATAATTTCATGGTTGCTTTCG ATCTATTTTCTCATCGTGGTGTACTCGTTTTACGAATCCCTTCGCGAGGACCCGTCCGGAGTCAATGCGGGATATTTTCCAGATAACCCGATG GAAGCTGCACCAAATGCTAACTATTCTGTTTAA